A DNA window from Brassica napus cultivar Da-Ae chromosome A4, Da-Ae, whole genome shotgun sequence contains the following coding sequences:
- the LOC106450050 gene encoding LOW QUALITY PROTEIN: senescence-associated protein 13 (The sequence of the model RefSeq protein was modified relative to this genomic sequence to represent the inferred CDS: inserted 1 base in 1 codon) has translation QMARVHTCGRNEAQLQERLHEWQAKGFPVTTSVCDVSSPDQRAKLMETVSSLFQGKLNILVNNAGTSIVKPTTEFSSEDFSFLMATNLESAFHLSQLAHPLLKASGSGSIVLMSSAAGVVHMSVGSIYGASKGAMNQLARNLACEWAIDNIRVNSVCPWFITTPLAVSLFRSDENIKEKVESRTPMQRVGEANVSSLVAFLCLPAASYITGQSICIDGGATIXGFSLP, from the exons CAAATGGCAAGAGTCCACACATGTGGTAGAAACGAAGCTCAGCTTCAAGAACGCTTACACGAATGGCAAGCAAAAGGATTTCCGGTTACCACATCTGTTTGTGACGTTTCTTCGCCTGACCAACGAGCGAAGCTCATGGAAACTGTCTCCTCTCTCTTCCAAGGGAAGCTCAACATACTT GTAAATAACGCGGGAACCTCTATAGTAAAGCCTACCACAGAATTTTCATCAGAAGACTTCTCATTTCTGATGGCTACGAATCTGGAGTCAGCTTTTCATCTCTCACAACTCGCGCATCCATTGTTGAAAGCCTCGGGCTCAGGGAGCATTGTGCTCATGTCCTCCGCTGCTGGGGTTGTGCATATGAGCGTCGGATCCATCTATGGAGCAAGTaaag GAGCAATGAATCAGCTGGCTAGAAACTTAGCTTGTGAATGGGCAATTGACAACATAAGGGTCAACTCAGTTTGTCCGTGGTTTATCACAACTCCTTTAGCTGTCAGC CTTTTTCGAAGTgatgaaaatattaaagaaaaagtGGAGAGTAGGACACCGATGCAACGTGTTGGAGAAGCAAACGTCTCGTCGCTTGTGGCATTTCTCTGTTTGCCTGCGGCTTCGTATATAACAGGTCAAAGCATTTGCATTGACGGAGGTGCCACTA ATGGCTTCTCTTTGCCTTAA
- the LOC106450049 gene encoding methylsterol monooxygenase 2-1: MDSLVESGWQYLVSNFSDFQLACIGSFIVHETVFFLSGLPYIFLERTGLLSTYKIQTKHNTPEAQGKCIAWLLFYHSCVNFPLMMFSYRVFKFMGMRSSFPLPSWKVVSAQILFFFIIEDFVFYWGHRILHTKWLYKNVHSVHHEYATPFGLTSEYAHPAEILFLGFATFIGPALTGPHLITLWLWLVLRVIETVEAHCGYHFPWSPSNFLPLYGGADFHDYHHRLLYTKSGNYSSTFVYMDWIFGTDKGYRKLKALKET, from the exons ATGGATTCCCTCGTCGAATCCGGTTGGCAG TACCTTGTTTCTAACTTCAGCGACTTTCAACTAGCGTGCATTGGGAGTTTCATCGTCCACGAAACTGTCTTCTTCTTGTCTGGTCTCCCTTACATCTTCCTTGAAAGGACGGGTTTGCTTAGCACTTACAAAATTCAG ACAAAACACAACACCCCTGAAGCGCAAGGAAAGTGCATAGCGTGGCTATTGTTTTACCATTCATGTGTAAACTTTCCCCTCATGATGTTCTCTTACCGTGTCTTCAAATTCATGGGCATGCGGAGCAGTTTTCCTCTGCCCTCCTG GAAAGTGGTGTCTGCCCAGATCttattcttcttcatcattGAGGATTTTGTATTCTATTGGGGTCATAGGATCTTGCATACAAAATGGCTGTACAAGAACGTGCACAGTGTGCACCATGA ATACGCCACACCGTTTGGTTTGACGTCAGAATATGCTCACCCCGCTGAGATTCTCTTCCTGGGGTTTGCTACCTTTATTGGTCCGGCTCTCACCGGGCCTCACCTAATCACCCTTTGGTTGTGGTTGGTGCTTAGAGTCATTGAGACAGTCGAAGCTCATTGCGGTTATCATTTCCCATGGAGTCCCTCTAATTTTCTTCCTCTGTATGGCGG TGCTGACTTCCATGACTACCATCATCGTTTACTTTACACAAAGTCTGGGAACTACTCATCAACTTTTGTCTACATGGATTG GATCTTTGGTACCGACAAGGGTTACAGAAAACTGAAGGCCCTAAAAGAAACCTGA
- the LOC106446941 gene encoding metal tolerance protein B, with protein MTFKISEEDNIPFASPSDSQLMELEHIRISKPEDDYEETEEAVPLSCAFTRQEHCVSESREREESIQRLTSLICIYLIVMLVQIVGGYKANSLAVMTDAAHLLSDVAGLCVSLLAIKISSWEANPRNSFGFKRLEVLAAFLSVQLIWLVSGVIIYEAIQRLLTRSREVNGEIMFGISAFGFFMNLVMVIWLGHNHNHHHHHHHHHHHHSHKEEEEEEEMDPLKGGMEEKSSSKEMNINIQGAYLHAMADMIQSLGVMIGGGIIWVKPKWVLVDLICTLVFSAFALAATFPMLKNIFGILMERAPRDLDIEKLERGLMRINGVKVVHDLHVWEITVGRIVLSCHVLPEPGASSLEIINDVRNFCRKTCGIHHVTVQVE; from the exons ATGACATTCAAGATTTCAGAAGAAGACAATATCCCCTTCGCCTCTCCGTCTGATTCTCAG CTTATGGAATTGGAACACATCCGTATCTCGAAACCCGAAGATGACTATGAAGAAACCGAGGAAGCCGTTCCTCTGTCTTGCGCGTTTACGAGGCAAGAGCATTGCGTTTCCGAGTCGAGAGAACGCGAAGAATCGATCCAAAGACTAACCAGCCTCATATGTATATATCTGATCGTTATGTTGGTACAGATCGTTGGAGGCTATAAGGCCAATAGCCTCGCGGTGATGACGGACGCTGCGCATCTGCTGTCCGACGTGGCGGGTCTATGTGTTTCTTTATTGGCGATCAAGATCTCGAGCTGGGAAGCGAATCCTAGAAACTCGTTTGGGTTCAAACGTCTTGAGGTCTTAGCAGCGTTCTTGTCTGTTCAGCTCATATGGCTTGTCTCTGGAGTTATAATATACGAAGCCATTCAAAGACTTCTTACCAGAAGCAGAGAGGTTAATGGTGAAATCATGTTTGGGATCTCGGCTTTCGGGTTTTTCATGAACTTGGTTATGGTCATTTGGTTAGGACATAACCAtaatcaccaccaccaccaccatcatcatcatcatcatcattctcacaaggaggaggaggaagaggaggagatgGATCCTTTGAAGGGTGGTATGGAGGAGAAATCGTCGTCAAAGGAGATGAACATTAACATACAAGGAGCATATCTACACGCGATGGCGGATATGATTCAGTCACTTGGTGTTATGATAGGTGGAGGCATAATTTGGGTGAAGCCCAAATGGGTTTTGGTTGATTTGATATGCACTCTTGTTTTCTCTGCCTTTGCTCTTGCTGCAACTTTTCCAATGCTCAAGAACATATTTGGTATACTAATGGAGCGTGCACCGCGAGATTTAGACATAGAGAAGCTCGAGAGAGGGCTCATGCGTATTAATGGAGTTAAAGTTGTTCATGATCTTCATGTTTGGGAGATAACAGTTGGGAGAATTGTATTGTCCTGCCATGTCTTGCCCGAACCGGGAGCTAGTTCTTTAGAGATCATTAATGATGTAAGAAATTTCTGTAGGAAAACTTGTGGGATTCATCATGTAACAGTTCAGGTTGAATAA
- the LOC106446942 gene encoding glutathione S-transferase U7 → MAERSEEVKLLGMWASPFSRRVEIALTLKGVPYEFSEQDITNKSPLLLQSNPVHKMIPVLLHNGKPISESLVILEYIDDTWKNNPILPQDPYDRAIARFWARFVDEQVYVTAMKVVGKVGVERDAAVEATRDLLKLMEKELVGKDFLGGESLGFVDIVATLVAFWLMRTEEVVGVKVVPVEMFPEIHRWVKNLLDVDVIKKCIPPEDEHLDYIRARMESLKLKSV, encoded by the exons ATGGCGGAGAGGTCAGAGGAAGTGAAGCTACTGGGGATGTGGGCGAGTCCGTTCAGCCGTCGGGTCGAGATAGCTCTCACCCTCAAAGGTGTACCATACGAGTTCTCCGAGCAAGATATCACCAACAAGAGCCCTTTGCTACTCCAATCAAACCCGGTTCACAAGATGATTCCGGTTCTTCTCCATAACGGTAAACCAATCTCAGAATCACTCGTGATCCTTGAGTACATCGATGATACATGGAAAAACAATCCCATCCTGCCTCAAGACCCGTATGACAGAGCTATAGCTCGTTTTTGGGCCAGATTCGTCGATGAACAG GTCTATGTGACGGCGATGAAAGTGGTGGGGAAGGTCGGAGTAGAAAGAGACGCGGCGGTGGAAGCAACGAGAGATTTATTGAAGTTGATGGAGAAAGAGCTTGTGGGTAAAGATTTTCTCGGTGGGGAAAGCTTGGGGTTCGTGGACATAGTTGCAACGTTGGTGGCGTTTTGGCTGATGAGAACGGAAGAGGTCGTTGGAGTCAAAGTTGTTCCGGTGGAGATGTTCCCAGAGATTCACAGATGGGTGAAGAATCTGTTGGACGTTGATGTCATCAAGAAATGTATCCCTCCTGAAGATGAACATCTCGATTACATAAGAGCTCGCATGGAGAGTCTCAAGCTCAAATCGGTTTGA
- the LOC106450048 gene encoding uncharacterized protein LOC106450048 yields the protein MPQGMSEYFSGNWTFVFWLTDDYPVPDGVEINSIYNTIHAALYQMGFDKVQPIRKYCDNDKQYDVPPAKQMVREMLALAGSMCDDPVTLVVIAKQSTNPDMNRVLHCLNSRNNPVLVVEPPDDDTARDSVFRSVDSFVECTHVVGGGKTTRPQSCCYDIDSDSDSDADPDPDPDPEEDAYRWTKRMIISWNAKILMSSSDCGSC from the exons ATGCCCCAAGGCATGAGCGAATATTTCTCCG GCAATTGGACATTCGTCTTCTGGCTCACGGATGACTACCCAGTCCCTGATGGTGTCGAGATTAATTCTATCTATAATACTATCCACGCAGCTCTTTATCAAATGGGTTTTGATAAGGTGCAGCCAATCCGGAAGTATTGTGACAACGACAAAC AGTATGATGTTCCGCCTGCTAAACAAATGGTTAGGGAAATGCTTGCTCTAGCAGGATCGATGTGTGATGACCCAGTAACTTTAGTGGTCATCGCAAAACAAAGCACAAACCCTGACATGAACAGGGTTCTTCACTGTTTGAACTCCAGAAACAACCCTGTTCTCGTGGTCGAGCCGCCTGATGATGACACCGCGCGAGATAGTGTATTTCGTTCTGTCGACTCGTTTGTTGAGTGTACACATGTTGTAGGTGGAGGAAAGACTACAAGGCCACAAAGTTGTTGTTATGATAttgattctgattctgattctgatgCTGATCCTGATCCTGATCCTGATCCTGAGGAGGATGCTTATCGGTGGACGAAAAGAATGATTATAAGCTGGAACGCTAAAATATTAATGTCCTCCAGTGATTGTGGTTCCTGTTAA
- the LOC106446938 gene encoding glutathione S-transferase U4, which produces MATKEEDVKLLGFWASPFSRRVEMALKLKGVSYEYLEQDIFNKSALLLELNPVFKKVPVLVHKGKILAESHLILEYIDQTWKNNPILPQDPYEKAMARFWAKFVDEQVGPVCFKSVVKADKGIDVAIEEAQELITFLEKELSGKDFFGGKTIGFLDLVAGSMIPFCVGRAWEGMGIDMIPEEKFPELNRWIKNLNDIEIVRECIPQREKQIEHMMKVAERIKLA; this is translated from the exons ATGGCGACTAAAGAAGAGGATGTGAAGCTTCTAGGTTTTTGGGCAAGCCCTTTTAGTCGTAGGGTCGAGATGGCTCTCAAACTCAAAGGCGTGTCATACGAGTACTTGGAGCAAGATATTTTCAACAAGAGTGCTTTGCTTCTTGAACTAAACCCGGTTTTCAAGAAGGTTCCGGTTCTTGTTCATAAAGGTAAAATATTAGCCGAGTCACATCTGATCCTTGAATACATCGACCAGACATGGAAGAACAATCCTATTCTTCCTCAAGATCCTTACGAGAAAGCCATGGCTCGTTTCTGGGCCAAGTTCGTTGATGAACAG GTCGGACCAGTATGTTTCAAGTCTGTGGTGAAAGCAGATAAGGGAATAGATGTTGCGATTGAAGAGGCTCAAGAACTTATTACCTTCCTCGAGAAGGAACTTAGCGGGAAAGATTTTTTCGGCGGCAAGACAATCGGATTCTTAGACTTGGTCGCAGGAAGTATGATACCGTTTTGTGTAGGTCGGGCTTGGGAAGGTATGGGAATCGATATGATTCCAGAGGAGAAGTTTCCAGAACTTAACCGATGGATCAAGAACTTGAATGATATCGAAATTGTGAGGGAATGTATTCCTCAAAGAGAGAAACAAATTGAGCACATGATGAAGGTTGCAGAGCGAATCAAATTGGCCTAA